The Chloroflexus aggregans DSM 9485 genome segment AAGGGATACAGACTTAACAAGCGGGTCACATCGAGTACTCGTTGCATAAACAATGGTACCACCGTTGTCGGCGCAGGAGCTGGCAACAGTGCATTTAGTGGAGCATCGATAGGGGTGGTAATCTCGGCGGCGACGATCTGGTCGGCGTGCGACGCGATAAAGACAAAGAGTTGCGCGCGTGCGAGCGGGTCGAGCGCGACAATATCGCGGCAGACGAGGCGATCACCGTCGCTCCTCCGTTCGAGGCGGTAAATCAGGTACGAACGCCCGTTACTATGTTCATCACGCCAGATATAGGCGGAATACGGTTCACCGTCCCATGTTTGTAACACATCGATCTGCCACCATGTGCGGTCGCGCACGAGGAGGCCATAACGTCCACGCAAGGCACCGCGATAGATAGCGTCAAGCTCTTCGATCTGGTCAACGCCGACCGGATGATAGCTACCGGGGGCGGGGGTAAAGGCACGCAAATGAGCCGGTGTGGGTTGCACCAGCCGCCGTTCGCCGGCCAATGCCCACCCCAACCGATGATAGAAATCGGCGTGAAAGGGATACAGCAACGCCAACACTGCACCACGTTCGCGCAGTTCATCGCAAGCAGCGCGCAACAGACGCTGAGCGTACCCACGGCGTCGGTGCTGCGGCCAGGTTGCCACACTTCCCAGCGCGCCAACCGGCAACTCGCCGTGGCCGGCCTGCATCTGGAACGGCATAATCTGCAATTGCGCAACATGCTCGCCATGTACGAACAAGCCGCGCAGTTGCGCGATTACCTCCGGTGTGTAACGGCTACGGTGATATTGACGGGCAAAAGCGTAGCTATCTAGCGCCCAGAATTGCTCGAAATCGGTTGGGGTAAGTGGTCGGTAGGTTATCATCGTGCGTAATACCCATCACGCTCGCGGTTTTTCCACCAGGATAAAATAACTACCGCAGCGCATCCAACCGAATAACCAGAGATCAAGTTCCATCAGCAGCGTAACCGCTAATAGAGCATAATACACCGGACCCTTCTGGCGTAAATAGCCACGCATCCGGCGACGAGCGCGAATCTCACGGGCCGTCCCGGCACTCACCCGCGCCGGGACATCGGTGGTAGGTGTGCGTCCACGTACCCGCCCGATCACCGCCTCACCGAGCTTCATCAGCACATGTTCGACAAACGTTGTAAACAGGCTATTCCAGAACACCACCTTCACCGGACGCAAGCCGGCCCGCTCGAAGGCGGCTACCACATCTTCCCATGTGGCGAGCGCTTTGATGTGATCGGACTTCCGCAGCTTTTCACGTTCAAAATCGTACACGCCGGCCTTCACAAAGAGCCGTCCGATCTTGCGACTGACATCGATCAGCGGTTGGATCGGTGACCGCTCACGGGTGTTCGAGAAGGCCAACATACGCCCGCCGGGCCGCAGCACACGTGCGGTTTCGGCCAGATACGCATCGATCACCGGGAGCGGAAAATGTTCGAGAATATCGATGGCAAACACCTTATCGAAACTGTTATCGGCGAACGGCAACACCCGTGAGTCGGCTTTCACCAGCGTCACCGTGCGCACCGCCTCATCGGCAAAGAGGGTGGCCGGGTCAGAGCCAACCATCAGCCCAACATACTTCGCATTCCAGACCGCATACTTGGCGGTTCCACAACCGTTATCAAGCACCACATCGGTCTTGCGCCAGCGCATCAGCCGGCGGAGTGTGCGGTCGCGCACGCCTGCCGCGAGCAAGGGTGGAGCCAGTTCACGATAATCGAGTTCGGCGGCCAACTGCTCTTCATCGGTAACATACTTCGAGACGTAATCGAAGGCAGCACCGCGTGGCATCAGATCGAGATACCCATCGCAGAACGGGTAATACGCCTGGCAGCGCGGACAGCGCAGGCCGTGATCTTCGACGATAAGCGGACGCAAGCCGCAGGTCGGGCAGCGTAAGAGCGGAAAAATGCGGTGATCGATCATGGTGATGGTGGAATCCAACGCCGGTTAATCTCAGCGGCGAGGATGCTATCAAAGAGTAACAAAAAGAGACCCTGAACGAAAATCCCGGCGCCCATACCACGGCGGTCGGCGCGTTCGCCGGCCGTGCGGAACAGCCACAGACCACTCGCGATGTAGAGGAGGTCAAGACCGGCATTGATCAACAAAATCGTGCGAAACCGTTCGGCAGCCGCGTGTGCCGCCGATTCGTCGAGGTCACCGGCGACCAAATCTTCGGCTTTGAGCAGCGCTTGCCGCCGACCAACGATGGCCAGTAGCCAATCGATAGCTCCCCAACTGAGCGCTTGCAAACCGAAGTGACGCCAAAAACCGGGTATGAGCGTCAGAATGGTGCCACCGATGACGTTGCCGAGGCCCCATTGCTTGAGTGGCTTAAGCGCGTGATATTGGAAGGCAAAAAAGTTATCGTTCATATTGGTATTGTACCAACTCGTTTCAACTAGCCCACGACCATTATACCCGGTTTGCGCCAATTGGCGGCAGCGTGGTGAACGGCTCACGGTAACCGGTTGAGGCGTGAAATGACTCTTGACCGGCGACTACGCGCGTTGTATAGTTGACGTATCACACGATTGCAACTGCATATCTCCGGTGAGGGAGGGCTGGCTCGTTGGCGAGCTTAGTTGGTGATCGTCGTGTATCCCTCGTCGCTTGACCGGGGTCGGTGACGTATATTCAACGAAATATTGACTTTCTTGCCTGACAAAGTTATATTACTATCGGCGGTCGGTACTCGAGCAGACGAGCGGCTTTGTACAGAGAGGGAGGTCTTGTTATGGCAATTTGGCGGCCTGATCCAACATTTTACCCATCACCACGGATGGCAACGAAAGCACCCCCAGAAGCGTTAGCGTATGTTGTGCGGCTCAACTCGCAACGGAATGGTCAGCCTGATGCAATGTGTGTCGTGGACGTCGATCCACAATCGTCGACATTTGGTAAGGTGGTGGGGGCCACGGAGATGCCCTATACCGGTGGTGAGCTTCACCATTTTGGCTGGAATGCGTGCAGTTCGATGCTCTGCCCTAACGCTCCCCATCCGCACGTCGAACGGCGCTATCTGGTTGTGCCGGATATTCGCAGCTCGCACATCACCATTCTCGATATCAAAGAAAATCCAACCCAACCAACCGTTGTGAAGGTCATTGAACCGGACGTATTGTTCGAGCGTACCGGCTATGCGCGCCCACACACCGTCCATTGTGGACCCGATGGCATCTACATCTCGGCGTTGGGAAACCCTGAAGGTGAAGGGCCGGGTGGTATTTTTATTCTCGATCACGATACGTTTGAGGTCCTGGGGCGTTGGGAGATCAACCGCGCCGACCAGTATCTCCATTACGATTTCTGGTGGCACCTCGGCCACGATACGTTGATTACCAGCGAGTGGGGTACTCCGCGGATGGTCGAGAGTGGTGTGTTGGGTGAGGAATTGCTCGCTGGCAAGTACGGTCATCGCATTCACCTGTGGGACCTGCACCGACGTCGTCACGTCCAGACGCTCGATCTTGGGGCCGAGCATCAAATGGCTTTGGAGCTACGTCCGGCGCACGATCCGACGAAAGCGTATGGTTTTCTCAACTGTGTAGTGAGTCTGAAAGACTTGTCGGCATCGATCTGGCTCTGGCATCGCCATAACGGTTCTTGGCAGATCCAGAAGGTCATTGAGATACCGGCTGAACCGGCCAGCGCAGATCAACTGCCGCCGATCCTCCAACCGTTTAAAGCAGTGCCGCCGCTGGTTACCGATATCAATCTGAGTGTTGACGATCGCTTTTTGTACGTGTCGTGCTGGGGTACCGGCGAGTTGCGCCAGTACGATGTTAGCGATCCTTTCCACCCGAAGTTGACCGGTGTGCTCCAGATTGGTGGGATCGTCCGCCGTGCCGGTCATCCGGCGACAACAGGGCCGCTCAACGGTGGACCGCAGATGGTCGAGGTCAGTCGTGATGGTCGGCGGGTCTATTTCACCAATTCACTCTATTTGTCGTGGGACGAACAGTTCTATCCTGACGGTATCAAAGGGTGGATGGTGAAGGTTGATGTTGATCCGCAGGGTGGTATGCAATTCGATCCCAATTTCTTTGTCGATTTTGGTGATCAGCGGGTGCATCAAATTCGTTTGCAGGGTGGTGATGCGTCAAGCGATTCGTATTGCTTCCCATGATGACACAGGATCGGGCATTGTGATGCAATAGCGGAGGTGAGGCGTGGATCAGGCCACTCCTTGGATTTGGCTTTCGCTGTTTGGGCTTGGTTTGTTTCACGGCCTCAACCCGGCGATGGGCTGGTTGTTTGCCGTGGCGTTGGGGTTGCAAGAGGGGCGGGCGCAAGCGGTTATTGCGGCGATGGGGCCGATCGCCATTGGTCATGCGGCAGCAATTGCGGTGGCAGCCTTCGTGACGACCCTGCTCGGCTATGCGTTACCGACGGATGCCTTGCTCGTGTTAACCGGTGTCGTCTTGTTAGGGTTTAGTGGGTGGCGGCTACTGGCACGCTTTCGCCATCCCACAACCCGCTTTCGTGCCGGTGCGCAAGAGTTGGCGTGGTGGTCGTTTCTGATGGCTACGGTGCATGGGGCCGGTTTGATGGTGGCTCCCATTCTTGCTGCCATGAACACTTCGCATCATGCGATGCACGCCGGGCATGGGCATCACGCGCCGGCTATGAGCGATTCGTTGATCGGTGCGACGCTGGCCGTTGTGGTACATACGCTGGGTATGTTGTTGGCGATGGCAGTGCTGGCCCTGATCGTGTACCGGGTGGCCGGTCTGGAGATCCTGCGGCGGGCGTGGATCAATACCGATCTGATTTGGGTGACGGTCCTCATTGTGACCGGCGTGGTTGCAGTTGGGTTGGGTTTCTGGAACATCGTCTGAGGTGAGGGCGTCCACTCGGCATCTCAAGGTTTTGTATGCCAATCCCACCATAGTTGCGCCAACAGCCGTACCAATTCACCCAACCGCTGCCAACGAAGGTACAGTCGGCGCCATGGCGGGGCAATCCGGCTTTCGAGGTGGTCGAGGTGCAGGGCAAAGATTGCCCGTAACAACCGATGACCGGCGCGAGCGGAGTGGGGCACGTAGCGTGTGGCCCAGTCGAGGAGTTCGGCGTAGGTAGCACGGGCGGTCACGATGGCTTGACGTTGGCGGGCCGGTGGCGCGCGGCGGGCTTGTACGACCGCGGCCTCTTGGCGGGCTGCGAAGTAACGGAGCACCAATGCACTCGCCGTCCATTCAGCGATGTCACCGGCGAGCGCTGCTTGTTCGGCGTGAGCGCTACGGCGGGCTGCCGCGAGCGCTGTTTCCCCCGCATGCAGCGTGTCCAGCGCGTCGTGAAGAGCAACGAGACGTTGTTCACAATGCGGTGGCGGAGCATCGTAGCCATCGAGGAGATCACGTGGCGGTTGGGTTATCGGATCACGTGTCAATCCGAGCTGTTGTCGTTGTACTTCGGCGGGAGTGATGTTGAGAGTGCGCTGCCACGCCGTGGTCAACTCGGCGTAGGCACAATCGAGCAATGTTGCCGTCGTTGGCGCACGGACGGCAGCGTATTCGCGGCGCAGCACGATGGGGTCATGTTGTGGGTTCCACGCCAGTGCGGCGAAGCTGTACGGATTGGGGCCGGGTGCCAACCATGGCCGGTCGCCGGTGAGTAGTACATATACACCGTCAAGGCGCCACTTGTGGTAAGCGCGTAGGTCGGCAGCGATAATCTCACCGAGCGGCGGTAAGGTCGATTTGAACAGGATGCCGTCGAGATAATATTCGAACACACCGGCACCGGCGGGAAAGGTGGTGCGCAGTGCTGTGATGGCATCGGCGAGCGGTCCATTGATCGGATGCTTGCTGTCACCGATCCCGACGGCATACGAACGGCGACGTGGGGCAATGAGCAGCTCAACGTTAGCTGCCGGTGTCATCTGTTGGGGTGGGGCAAACGTGTCATGGTACGCGAGATAGGCAAGGCGCGCGTGTGGGTTGGTTTCGGCCAGAGCTTTTGCCATCACATTCACCAGCAACAGCGACTGGTCGGCAGGCGATAAGCCGGCACACTGCGGGCACGCACACCAACCACCTGCAAGGCGATCATCGGGCCAGAGATGGTAAACCGCTGCCGCAGGCTCGGCACGAAACCATTGCTTGGCCCACGCATAGACGAGGTTTTGTGTAGCCGAATTGGTGGGGCAAGGGTTACCATTGGCGACACGCCGGCGACCATCGTACCGAAACAGATCGGGTTGCTGTCGAAAAAGTCGACGTGGAATAGCGGCGGTGAGGTGATGTCCTCCGATTTCAAGACGTAAGCCCCGTGTGTGCATCAATGGCCAGAGCCGATTGCGGTATGATTGCCACGTGCGCTGGCGGCACGCTCCTAGTGGCATGCCATGATCGGCGATGGTGTGGATGAAGATGGTATTGAGGCGGACACGCGCCGCCCACTCGATCCACGCTTCACCTTGGGTCAGAAAAAGATCGTGCCCGATGACCAACCCGCGGCGGGCAAATGCCGGCTGTTCGGCCACGGTAGTGGTAGGGAAGGTGATGGTGGACGGGTGGGGTACGTATTCATCGGCGGGTCCGGGGCCAACCCAGCGCCATCCTAGCGTTTCGAGCAGGTGATACACGGCATAGAGCAAACCACGTGGCCCTTCGCCGATCAACGTAAGGCCATGCTCATCGGCAATGCGCACGAAACCATCACCGTCGCTACCGTGGCGCAATGCGAGGCGCCGGTCATCGGCATAACCGGTGATGTTCAGGGCGGGTCCACCCATACGCTGAATAGCGCGACGCAATTCTTGGGCTGCCAATTGTGCAGTGGGATGTTCGCTGGTTAGTTCGATAACCCACCGGCTCGTGAGGTGATGATCCATATCCTCTGTTCGTTGTAGATGTAGACGGTGACCGGCTCGCTCAGATGAACACAAACCCTCAACCGAATTAATGTCGGCGATATTATAGCAATCTCGCTCCAGGCAGACGGTATCCCAATTCAGTTGTATTAAAATTAGTTGCATGGTAGACAAATTTCTGGTGAGCGGCTACAATGCAGGCAAACACCCTGTATGCTGCGCAGCATATGTGCCTATATGAGGTTGGCAGCCATTGTACGCATTCTGTATCATGCCGGTAACATCGGTCGTTTGATTAATCTATATGATGTGAGGAAACCATGCTGCGGTTTGAACACGAGATTCTGTTCACTCCATGTCCCGAACGGATTGCTCGGCTTCGTGAACTTGCCTACAACCTTTGGTGGACGTGGCATCCCGAAGCGCAAGACCTTTATCGTTCTATCGACCCAGAGCTGTGGGAGCTGGTGTATCACAACCCAGTTGAGTTCTTGCGCGATGTACGTCAGCGCAAACTTGAGGCTGCTGCCAACGATCCGGCCTATCTGAAGCGGTACGATGCGGTACTCAAGAGCTTCGACAGCTACATGCGGTCTGAAAAGACGTGGTTCAGAAAGAATTATCCCGATGCGAAAGACACGTTGATCGCATATTTTAGTGCCGAGTTTGGCCTCCACGAAAGCCTACCAATCTACTCAGGCGGTTTGGGCATCTTGTCGGGCGATCACATCAAAGAGGCTAGCGATATGGGCATCCCACTGGTCGGCGTTGGCTTTATCTACCCGCAGGGCTACTTCCGGCAACGCATCGACCCTAGTGGTTGGCAGCACGCCGAGTACAACAAGCTCAATTTTGCCGATGTACCGGCGCTACCGGCGCTCGATCCCGACGGACGTGAGGTGGTGATCGAGGTGGAATTACCCGGTCGCACGATCTACGCCAAGGTCTACAAGTTTCAAGTTGGTCGGGTTGAGCTGTTGTTGATGGATACCGACATCCACCCGAACAGTCCACAAGATCGCGAATTATCGGCGCGGCTCTACGGTGGCGACCAAGAGATGCGTATTTCGCAAGAGTTGGTGCTTGGTGTAGGTGGTGTGCGGGCGCTGCGTCGTCTCGGTTATAAACCGACGGTCTGGCATATGAATGAAGGGCACTCCGCCTTCCTTGTGCTCGAACTGTGTCGCGAATTGGTGGCGCAGGGGTACAGTTTTGACGAGGCGATGGAGCAGGTCAAGGCGCATTGTGTGTTCACGACCCACACCCCGGTCCCCGCCGGTAATGATGCCTTCCCGCTGCCGATGATCGAGAAGTTCTTCTGGAGTTTCTGGCCGCAACTCAACCTCACCCGCGATGAGTTTATGAATCTGGCTTTGCAAGAGCAGCAATGGGGATCGACCTTTGCAATGACGGCGCTGGCACTGCGCTTTTCAGCTTATCGCAATGGGGTGAGCAAATTGCACGGTCATGTGGCACGCGGCATGTGGCAGTGGCTCTATCCCGGTCGTTCGCAAGATGAGGTGCCGATTACCTCGATTACCAACGGTGTGCATACGGCAACGTGGCTGGCGCCGGAGATGCGTACACTCTATACCTCGTATTTGGGCAAGAACTGGGAAGAAAACCTCGATGATCCGCATATGTGGCGGAAGGTATACCAGATTCCCGATGAGACTTTCTGGCGGACCCATCAAAAACTGAAGAGTGATCTGATCGCGTTCAGTCGCCAGCGTCTCCAACAGCACTACATCCGCTTGGGCATTCCGGCGCCGGTTTGGCCGGTGTTGGAAGAGGATATTTTGACGATCGGCTTTGCCCGTCGGTTTGCGACCTACAAGCGGGCGACATTGCTGTTTAAAGATATTGAGCGACTGAAATACATCTTGAACCGGCCCGGTAAGCCGATTCAGATTATCTTTGCCGGAAAAGCGCATCCTAAGGATGATCCGGGCAAACAGTTTATCCAAGAGGTCTATCGTCTCTCGATGCAGCCGGGGCTGGCCGGGCGGATAGTGTTCCTCGAAGAATACGATATTGCGGTGGGGCGAGCACTGGTGCAAGGTGTCGATGTCTGGCTCAACAACCCGCGTCGCCCTTACGAGGCGAGTGGCACAAGTGGGATGAAGGCCAGTCTCAACGGTGCGCCTAACTGTTCGGTACTCGATGGCTGGTGGCCAGAAGCGTACAATGGGCGCAACGGTTGGGCTATCGGTGATGAGCGTGAGTATGCGAACCAAGACGAGCAGGACTGGAACGATGCGCAATCGCTCTACCATCTGCTCGAACACGAGATTGCACCCCGCTTCTACGATCAGCGCGATGCCAATGGGATTCCGGTAGAGTGGATTCAGATTTGCAAGGAGGCAATTGCGACAGTAGCACCAATCTTTAGCACGCGCCGGATGTTGGCCGAATATCTGCGCGAGATGTATATGCCGGTGGCAGTGCAAGGTGCAATGCCGCAAGCCTAGTCGCCGTGTCGGATGCCGTTGGTGGTGTGCTCGATCAACGGTGCGTAGCCGCTTGTGGAGGCCTGGTATGCCAGGCCCTCATAGCGACGGTAGTACGTGCAGTAGGGCATACACGGCAGGAGGACGAGGGCGGGCCGGGGTTGGGGTGGAAGGTGATGGGAGGGTAGCTCACCTTGTATCGTAAATTAGTGCTATGTATCTATCGCAATCCAACCTTCTCTCTCAACCCTGGTCGTGGCTGGTCAACGAAGTCTATCGAAGATTGGTGGATCATTTTGGCCCACTGTATGGTCCACGGACCGTGCATCCGTGGTGGCCGATTATCAGTACCGAACCGCAGCTTGAGATGGTCATCGGTGCAGTGCTGGTACAACAGACACGCTGGGAAACGGTTGAGGATGCGATCGCCCGCTTGCACGCTGCCGGTTTGATCGATCTCGTTGCGTTGGCGCAGGCCGATGCCGGTGAGTTGGCACGGCTGATCTATCCATGTGCTTTTTATCAGCAGAAGGCAAACGGCTTGATCGCCTTAGCCCGGATTGTTCGCGAGCGTTACGGCGATCTGGCGACTCTGTTGCGCCTTCCTGCCCCGATGCTGCACACCGAACTCTTGCAATTGCCACGGATTGGGCCAGAGACGGCAGATGTGATTATGCTCTATGCCGGTGGGTATCCACGTTTTGTCGTTGATGCCTATACCCGGCGGATTTTTGCCCGACTGGCGCCCGATCGGTTGGCTTGGGAACGGGCTAGCTACGTGCAGGTTCAACAGACCATTGCCTCCGCATTGCCTGTCGATCCGGTGCTGTTGGCCGATCTCCACGCCCAGTTGAACGAGCTGGCTGTGCGCTACTGTCTGGTACAGCCGCGTTGTGATGGCCCGCCTTCACGACGAATCTATTCGCGCCAACCCGGTCGCAACAGTTTTCTCGACCGGAATGATGGTTGTCCGCTGCGTGAGATATGTAGGTGGTATCGGAGTCAGGGGCGGGCCGAATAGGCACCGAGTCGTTGAAGCAGCAATAGGCACTGTTATGCATTCATCTTCTCCCCTCACCGTCTTTCTGGTGTTTTTGCGCTTAGGGCTGACCTCCTTCGGTGGGCCGGTGGCCCATCTTGGTTATTTTCGGAGTGAATTCGTCGAACGACGGCGTTGGCTTGATGAGGCGACCTTTGCCGACCTGATCGCGCTGTCCCAATTTTTGCCCGGTCCGGCCAGTAGCCAGGTAGGTATTGCGATTGGGACGATGCGTGCCGGGTTGCTTGGTGGGCTAGCAGCGTGGCTCGGCTTCACGTTACCATCTGCTCTGCTGATGATCGGGTTTGCGTATGGCGTGAGCGTCATTGGCGATCCGGCTAGTGGTTGCTTGCACGGGCTGAAGCTGGTAGTGGTGGCGGTCGTTGCTCAGGCGGTGTGGCAGATGGGCCAACGGCTTTGCCCAGATCGCTTGCGGGTGAGTATGGCAATACTAGCCGCGCTGGTGTTGCTGATCTGGTCTGACGCATTGGTGCAACTCGTGGTGATCGGGTTGGGTGGATTAGTTGGTTGGCGGCTGTTGCGTCTACCGGTACCAGGCGGCCTTGTGGTTGCCTCACCGATTCGTCCACGTACCGGCTTTGCTTTTGCCGTGATGTTTGTCATTTTGCTCGTCGGTGCAGGACTGCTGGCACCGCTGAGCGACAACGCAACGCTGCGCTTTCTGGCCGGGATGGTGCGTACCGGTTCGCTCGTCTTTGGTGGTGGGCATGTTGTGTTGCCCCTCCTTGCCCCGGTCGTGGTTGGCACCGGTTTGATGAGTGCTGAAACATTTATCGCCGGATATGGTGCGGCTCAAGCGGTACCGGGGCCTTTGCTCAGTTTCAGTGCCTATCTGGGCGCGGTAGCGGCGGTTTCACCGGGTGGTTGGCTGGGTGGGATGTTGGCGCTCATCGCGATCTTCATACCCTCGTTCTTGCTCATCTGGGCTGCCTTACCGTTTTGGGCTGCCTTGCGCGTGCAACCGGTAGCTCAATCAGTGTTGGCCGGGGTGAATGCCGCCGTCGTGGGGATTTTGTTGGCAGCACTGTATCAGCCGGTCATCACCAGCGCGATTCGTGGTCCGACCGATGTCGCACTGGCGCTCGGCGCCTTCGCGGCGTTGCACGTGTGGCGCCTACCACCGTTGGTCGTAGTAGTCGCGTGCGCTGCTATCGGGGCCATCGTATGCTAGACCGAAGGTAGCGCTGCCTAAAGCTATGCGTTCCGCGGCGAAACGGTTCATCGTAGTGGATGGGCAATCCTACTCCGCCGATAATCCTGCTCCCCACCGCATCACCGCTATCACTTCAGCCTGGCCGACCGGTCGTTGTCCGCGCTCAATGGCCGTCCGCAACTGCGTGAGCTGTTCACCGGATGGAACACTGGCTTGACGTGCGAGCCAGAGGTTGAGCGCTTCGACGTACAGAGCGGTGAGATCGGTCGTATCGGCGACATTGGCCGTCAGCTCGGTCAGGGTCATCTGGAGACGACCACGCGCTGCCGGCCAGTCAATGACATCCGGCATTGCTTGAATGGCGTCGATCAAGCGTATAGCGCGTTCGCAAATCACTTGTCGTTCGGAGGGCGGCGGCGGCGCAGGTGCTTCTGGTTGGACGAGCGGTTCTGAAGGCGATGGCGTCGGAGCAACCGGAGCTACTGCTTCACCGTGCAGCAGCGCGACGAGTCGCTCATAGCCGGCGCGTAGCAACGATTCCATTTCGCGGGTGTAGTGGAGCCACGCACCGATCTGCATCCCTGCCGGATCGGGAATATCGCGCGCGCGGTCGGCTAGCTCACCGAGCGATGTAACGTTCGCCTGTGGATAACGACTGCGTAAGACACGGGCAATCCCACTATCGACGGCGATCAGGATGTCGGCTGCATTTACCAGTTCTTCGGTGAGCGAGCGCGCGGTGTGGTTGTTGTCGGTCATACCAAACACGGCTAGCGCATCGCGCGCCATTGGTTGTAACGGTTCGTCGTCGTGACCAACGACGCCGGCAGAAGCGATCTGCCACGCATGGCCACGCTCCTGCGCTAAGCGGCGAAGGAGCGCAACGGCAATCGGTGCTCGCCCGGTGTCGGCGGCGCCAACGATTAAAATGGTTGGTTCCAAGTGTGACATACGAGTACGCTACCGATCTCAACGTGTGCAAGCGCGCACACGATTCTTGCTCGTCCCGAACGTGGTTCGCATCTGACGGGCGTAACGTTTCGTCGCCCAAACCATACCCAAATCGGACACATTTGATCCCTGATTCACCGATCGGGTGCGGAGAGACCGGCACAACGCCGTTCCGCCGCAGGGATCTGCACAGGCGCTCAAGATACCTTGCTGCATCTGTTTGCCGGTCGGCGCTGGAGATTCGTGTATCCAGGGCACCACCGCTTGCGCACGCATGCGCAGGAGACGGATGCCAGATCACGGTACCGGTTGGCCGTTGCGCGACGGGAAACGGACGGTTGCCGCGCTTACCCCATCTGGTCCGCGATACCGTGCTGATTGGCCCACGTGCTCCGTTGCATGGTGAGGGTCACGGTTCACGTGAGTAGATGGTCCCACGGTACAGTACGATGTTGTCAACCGAGACAACCCTCCGTACATACCACCATCACGCTTCCCTCTGCCCGCATTGTACCACGGTCCGAGTGCTTCATTTGATTGTTTTAGCGGTTTATGGTATCTTGCCACTGTGCCGTATCGAAGATGATATAGGCAACATATGTCATATACCTTGCTGTATATGACACAGCACTCCGCGACAGGACCAGGCTCGTCCTGTCTCATCGTCGCACTATGGTGCGACGACGCGATTCCGTGTTGAATGACGTTTGCCCTCGTCTGGGCAACGTCCGGAGGAGAAACAATCGATATGTCGCTGCATTCGACGCGCCGGCAATACGCTCTGAGAGCGTTAGGCTGGTTGATCGCCGTGATGCTGACGTTCGTCACTCGACCGTGGCCGGTCGCCGCTGCTCCCACCCTCGTTCTCCCCACTCCTCCCGGCGAACCTTGGCGGATTATTCAAGGCTATGCTTGCGGTACTCACAATGGCTGGGATCGCTATTCGCTCGATGTAGCCCAAGTCAATGGGCCAACCTATAACGCTCCAATCCGGGCTGCTGCTGCCGGTACGCTCTGGCACTGGGAAGCGCGGAGCGGAACGATAATCCTTTTCCACGGGGATAACTTCTTTACGATGTATACCCATCTTAGTCGTCCGGTGACGACCGAACGTGGCTACGCTTTTGCTGTAGGCGACGTGCTTGGCTATGCCGGGGATCGCGGTTCGCCCGGTATTCCACATCTCCACTTTACCGCCTACACCGCCAGCGCAAACGGGTGGAGTGGACGACAATCGGTACCGCTACGGTTTGCTGAAGGCTATGACCTGCCGGAAATCGGTGGTTGTAATCAGCATGGTGGTACAATCTTGACTGCGATGTCGCTCCAAGATCCGCAAGTAACGTTTAGCAGTGTGGCGTTACCGGCAGGATGGTACAACGTTGATCACCAGATCGATTTTAGCG includes the following:
- a CDS encoding arsenate-mycothiol transferase ArsC; translated protein: MSHLEPTILIVGAADTGRAPIAVALLRRLAQERGHAWQIASAGVVGHDDEPLQPMARDALAVFGMTDNNHTARSLTEELVNAADILIAVDSGIARVLRSRYPQANVTSLGELADRARDIPDPAGMQIGAWLHYTREMESLLRAGYERLVALLHGEAVAPVAPTPSPSEPLVQPEAPAPPPPSERQVICERAIRLIDAIQAMPDVIDWPAARGRLQMTLTELTANVADTTDLTALYVEALNLWLARQASVPSGEQLTQLRTAIERGQRPVGQAEVIAVMRWGAGLSAE
- a CDS encoding peptidoglycan DD-metalloendopeptidase family protein, whose product is MSLHSTRRQYALRALGWLIAVMLTFVTRPWPVAAAPTLVLPTPPGEPWRIIQGYACGTHNGWDRYSLDVAQVNGPTYNAPIRAAAAGTLWHWEARSGTIILFHGDNFFTMYTHLSRPVTTERGYAFAVGDVLGYAGDRGSPGIPHLHFTAYTASANGWSGRQSVPLRFAEGYDLPEIGGCNQHGGTILTAMSLQDPQVTFSSVALPAGWYNVDHQIDFSVTWGGGGLSQAWDSEPPADGPMFPGAYDGYARLSDMGEGWYTLYVRAWGLDGRQTLARYGPVGYDVSPPVLHVTPSSSTLPANQSVILTWPAAIDPLSGVAGYRLYLGPDPDGESEWFEVEPRVAIPPLAPGTYVLRVKPIDNAGNVGAWQTVQTVVVTQHP